The following proteins are encoded in a genomic region of Dehalococcoidia bacterium:
- a CDS encoding Rieske 2Fe-2S domain-containing protein, with protein sequence MRFISIWPAVLGLALALAVVNVIEPIEHSLSFAGGVLTLIALIGWVLEAREVAGPPPPAEADTDEEHEEAPGPSFWPVVVAIGVVAIAAGLVYDWEYLGLAISLPLAAAAAAAWGKAVQEEQAGVPVQHPWYVPAAPAAAGAGAGGAVLAPVPQRALAAQAAAGAAIAVEQVDRREISRRGLLRVTFWAGLGAGLAAVATSFIDFLYPRGVTGFGGIINVPGTVENYPPGTKVQIPEGKFWLVNLTAEQGGPGFLALWWKCPHLGCTVPWRPEFTFNDKRGWFRCPCHGSTYDDAGVRVYGPAPRSMDRMLLTIDPASGRISVNTGRVTKGTTDNAKFAVKAPS encoded by the coding sequence ATGCGGTTCATAAGCATCTGGCCCGCGGTACTTGGTCTTGCGCTTGCTCTGGCGGTTGTCAACGTCATCGAGCCAATCGAGCACTCGCTGTCCTTCGCCGGCGGCGTGCTCACGCTCATCGCCCTCATCGGTTGGGTCCTGGAAGCCCGAGAGGTCGCCGGCCCGCCGCCGCCTGCCGAAGCCGATACGGATGAGGAGCACGAAGAGGCTCCGGGACCGAGCTTCTGGCCGGTCGTCGTTGCCATCGGCGTCGTGGCTATCGCCGCCGGGCTGGTGTACGACTGGGAGTACCTGGGCCTCGCGATCTCGCTGCCGCTGGCCGCCGCGGCGGCCGCAGCCTGGGGCAAGGCGGTACAGGAAGAACAGGCGGGCGTGCCCGTGCAGCACCCGTGGTACGTGCCGGCGGCCCCGGCCGCGGCCGGTGCTGGTGCCGGAGGAGCGGTCCTGGCGCCTGTCCCGCAGCGGGCGTTGGCCGCCCAGGCCGCCGCGGGCGCCGCGATCGCCGTCGAGCAGGTCGACCGGCGTGAGATCTCCAGGCGCGGCCTTCTGCGCGTCACCTTCTGGGCCGGCCTCGGCGCCGGACTTGCCGCCGTTGCCACGAGCTTCATCGACTTCCTCTACCCGCGGGGCGTCACGGGGTTCGGCGGCATCATCAACGTACCGGGCACGGTCGAGAACTACCCGCCCGGGACGAAGGTGCAGATCCCCGAAGGGAAGTTCTGGCTGGTGAACCTCACGGCGGAGCAGGGTGGCCCTGGGTTCCTGGCCCTGTGGTGGAAGTGCCCTCACCTGGGCTGCACGGTGCCATGGCGCCCCGAGTTCACCTTCAATGACAAGCGCGGCTGGTTCCGCTGCCCCTGTCACGGCTCCACGTATGACGATGCCGGGGTGCGCGTCTACGGTCCCGCGCCCCGCTCCATGGACCGCATGCTCCTGACTATTGACCCCGCCTCAGGGCGGATCTCCGTCAACACAGGCCGCGTGACGAAAGGTACGACCGACAACGCGAAGTTCGCCGTGAAAGCTCCTAGCTGA